From the genome of Brevibacterium sp. JSBI002, one region includes:
- a CDS encoding FAD-binding oxidoreductase codes for MDGGTVGMINAYGDFGLPDGAGALLLVQSDAPGQAGVTELESFEAIARAQGADEVFFSDDPADSEMLVAARRAVSPAMEKYVSGLGGGELIDDVCVPRSRLGEFFARLDEIAARHSVEVSTAGHAGDGNMHPSVLFDAQDEASVAEAKETFAEIMQLGLDLGGTITGEHGVGYLKKDWLVRELDAGARALQTSIKAAVDPLGILNPGKMLG; via the coding sequence ATGGACGGAGGCACCGTGGGCATGATCAATGCCTATGGTGATTTCGGGCTGCCCGACGGGGCCGGTGCGCTGTTGTTGGTGCAGTCGGATGCTCCGGGGCAGGCCGGTGTGACCGAGCTGGAATCGTTCGAGGCGATCGCCAGAGCGCAGGGCGCCGATGAGGTGTTCTTCTCCGATGATCCGGCGGATTCGGAGATGCTGGTCGCGGCTCGTCGGGCTGTGTCTCCGGCGATGGAGAAGTACGTGTCGGGGCTTGGTGGGGGAGAGCTCATCGATGATGTGTGCGTTCCTCGGTCCCGCCTCGGCGAGTTCTTCGCCAGGTTGGACGAGATCGCGGCCCGGCATTCGGTTGAGGTGTCCACGGCCGGGCACGCCGGGGATGGGAATATGCATCCGAGTGTGCTCTTCGACGCCCAGGATGAGGCGAGTGTGGCCGAGGCGAAGGAGACGTTCGCTGAGATCATGCAGCTGGGTCTCGATCTGGGTGGGACGATCACGGGTGAGCACGGGGTCGGGTATCTGAAGAAGGACTGGCTGGTGCGCGAACTCGATGCGGGTGCGCGAGCGCTGCAGACCTCGATCAAGGCGGCGGTGGATCCGTTGGGGATCCTCAACCCGGGCAAGATGCTCGGCTGA
- a CDS encoding FAD-binding oxidoreductase, which yields MGADLDGLAAELSSGALVTDRDVIDSYSADKALFCPVGTASALVRAADVDDVVAVMRFATAHRIPVVTQGARTGLSGAANATDGALLLNVAKLNAIVDIDEVNQTCRVQPGVINQDLKSALAEHGLSYPPDPGSVAISTIGGNVATNAGGMCCVKYGVTRDYVRGLTVVLADGTVTRLGRQTAKGVAGLDLAGLFVGSEGTLGVIVEITLGLRPLVTPPVTGVGIFPDLESAGHTVSEFMASGAARRCSSSWTEAPWA from the coding sequence GTGGGCGCTGATCTGGACGGACTTGCGGCCGAACTGAGTTCGGGCGCCCTGGTCACCGATCGGGATGTCATCGACTCCTATTCGGCGGACAAGGCCCTGTTCTGTCCGGTGGGGACCGCCTCGGCGCTCGTGCGAGCTGCCGACGTCGATGATGTGGTCGCGGTGATGCGGTTTGCCACCGCGCATCGGATCCCGGTGGTCACTCAGGGTGCCAGGACGGGTTTGTCGGGGGCGGCGAACGCCACCGACGGGGCGCTCCTGCTCAACGTCGCGAAGCTGAACGCGATCGTCGACATCGACGAGGTGAACCAGACCTGCCGTGTCCAGCCCGGTGTCATCAACCAAGACCTCAAATCGGCTCTGGCCGAGCACGGTCTGTCGTATCCGCCGGATCCGGGGTCGGTGGCGATCTCCACGATCGGCGGGAACGTCGCGACGAACGCCGGCGGCATGTGCTGTGTGAAATACGGGGTGACGCGAGACTACGTGCGCGGTCTGACCGTGGTCCTCGCCGATGGGACAGTGACCCGGTTGGGTCGGCAGACGGCGAAGGGTGTGGCCGGTCTCGATCTGGCGGGTCTGTTCGTCGGGTCCGAGGGGACTCTGGGAGTCATCGTCGAGATCACCCTCGGGCTCAGACCTCTGGTGACTCCGCCGGTGACCGGTGTCGGGATCTTCCCGGACTTGGAATCGGCCGGGCATACGGTCTCTGAGTTCATGGCCTCCGGGGCGGCCCGTCGATGCTCGAGCTCATGGACGGAGGCACCGTGGGCATGA
- a CDS encoding flavin reductase family protein yields the protein MTHFYRPSEGHRLPHDPFNAIVAPRPIGWIGTLDADGRRNLAPYSFFNALNYSPPLVGFSSNAWKDTVANCRETGEFTWNLVTRPLAEAMNASSTTAEVDEFSAAEVEAAESVEVSAPRVAASPATFECRVTQIIDLRTSDGEGSGSWFTVGEVVGVHLDESLLDNGIVDTVAAEPVLRGGGPTAYFGISSDQRFDMRRPG from the coding sequence GTGACCCACTTCTATCGCCCGTCCGAGGGCCACCGCCTGCCGCACGACCCCTTCAACGCCATCGTCGCGCCGCGTCCCATCGGCTGGATCGGCACCCTCGATGCCGACGGACGTCGCAACCTCGCGCCCTACTCGTTCTTCAATGCGCTGAACTACTCTCCACCGCTCGTAGGCTTCTCCAGTAACGCGTGGAAGGACACCGTCGCCAACTGCCGGGAGACTGGGGAGTTCACGTGGAATCTAGTCACTCGGCCCCTCGCCGAGGCGATGAACGCCTCGTCGACCACCGCTGAGGTCGACGAGTTCTCCGCCGCAGAAGTCGAGGCGGCCGAGTCCGTGGAGGTCTCTGCGCCACGCGTGGCAGCCTCACCGGCGACTTTTGAATGCCGAGTCACCCAGATCATCGATCTCCGCACCTCGGACGGCGAAGGCTCGGGTTCGTGGTTCACCGTGGGCGAAGTGGTGGGTGTCCATCTCGACGAATCCCTGCTCGACAACGGGATCGTCGACACAGTCGCCGCCGAACCGGTGCTGCGCGGCGGAGGACCGACCGCATACTTCGGGATCAGCTCGGATCAGCGTTTCGACATGCGTCGACCGGGCTGA
- a CDS encoding pyridoxal phosphate-dependent aminotransferase — MSVVYPWPSFEMYPILASARGAEKRPVALLEDGCHDFAGLAAAIDDTTRLVLLCSPNNPTGPTITDAELEGFLAEVPESVIVVLDEAYLEFATEAADSLTARAKHPNLVLARTFSKAHGLAGLRVGYGIADAEIASAMRQVIAPFSVTAGAQAAARESLARVDEVAVRAKEVAAVRDRFAHDLRELGLSVPDAQGNYVWIALDPEAAVAFEGECAKQAVAVRRLQGGVRVSIGPDEALDRVLKVAASL; from the coding sequence ATGTCCGTGGTCTATCCGTGGCCGTCGTTCGAGATGTACCCGATCCTCGCCTCGGCGCGGGGCGCGGAGAAGCGCCCCGTCGCTCTGCTGGAAGACGGTTGCCATGACTTCGCCGGGCTGGCTGCCGCGATCGATGACACGACCCGTCTCGTGCTGCTGTGCTCGCCGAACAATCCGACCGGACCGACGATCACCGATGCCGAACTCGAGGGATTCCTCGCCGAGGTGCCCGAGTCCGTCATCGTCGTCCTCGACGAGGCGTACCTCGAATTCGCCACCGAGGCGGCCGACTCCCTCACCGCTCGCGCCAAGCACCCGAATCTCGTGCTCGCCCGCACCTTCTCGAAGGCGCACGGCCTGGCAGGTCTGCGCGTGGGCTACGGCATCGCCGACGCCGAGATCGCCTCGGCGATGCGCCAGGTCATCGCCCCGTTCTCCGTCACCGCCGGTGCCCAGGCCGCCGCCCGGGAATCCCTGGCACGCGTCGACGAGGTGGCCGTGCGCGCCAAGGAGGTCGCTGCGGTACGCGACCGGTTCGCGCACGATCTGCGGGAGCTGGGTCTGTCCGTGCCCGATGCTCAGGGCAACTATGTGTGGATCGCGCTCGACCCCGAGGCGGCCGTCGCCTTCGAAGGCGAGTGCGCGAAGCAGGCCGTTGCCGTGCGTCGCCTGCAGGGCGGGGTGCGTGTGAGCATCGGTCCCGATGAGGCTCTCGACCGCGTGCTCAAGGTCGCCGCTTCGCTGTGA
- a CDS encoding malate:quinone oxidoreductase — protein MPAPQEKVDVVLIGGGIMSATLGAMLTELQPDWDIRVYEKLDYVATESSDPWNNAGTGHAALCELNYTPEDSNGNIDLEKASTINQQFHHSRQYWSHLVDTGVLTDPKSFINPIAHVSYGRGDKGRDYIKRRYETMVRNPLFAEMEYTDDPATQAEWLPLMFEGRGPGQVNGISRIKQGTDVDFGSLTGQLLSYVADKGATVRTSHQVTDLERASDGWNLTVKDLLSHESHRIGARFVFVGAGGGALPLLQKSGIPEGRGYGGFPVSGIFLRTGNEDLVARHQAKVYGQAAQGAPPMSVPHLDTRVVDGKDYLMFGPYAGFSPKFLKKGRFTDLPFSVRGNNLATMLNVAKDNTDLVTYLLGELAATKKARFEAMHQFIPSIDPSDWEFIQAGQRVQVMKKDPKKGGVLQFGTELISSADGSIAALLGASPGASTAVPIMVNLLKTCFPRQYAGWESAVKDMIPSLGRDLVDDETLLKEVSEYTSRTLQLI, from the coding sequence ATGCCCGCACCGCAGGAAAAAGTCGACGTCGTCTTGATCGGCGGCGGCATCATGAGCGCCACTCTGGGCGCCATGCTGACCGAACTTCAGCCCGATTGGGACATCCGTGTCTACGAGAAGCTCGACTATGTAGCCACTGAGAGCTCGGACCCGTGGAACAATGCGGGCACCGGCCACGCCGCACTCTGCGAACTCAACTACACTCCTGAGGACTCCAACGGCAACATCGACCTGGAGAAGGCCTCGACGATCAACCAGCAGTTCCACCACTCGCGCCAGTACTGGTCGCATCTCGTCGACACCGGTGTGCTCACCGACCCGAAGTCCTTCATCAACCCCATCGCCCACGTCAGCTACGGCCGCGGCGACAAGGGCCGTGACTACATCAAACGCCGCTACGAGACGATGGTGCGCAACCCGCTGTTCGCCGAGATGGAGTACACCGACGACCCGGCGACTCAGGCCGAATGGCTGCCGCTGATGTTCGAGGGCCGCGGACCGGGCCAGGTCAACGGCATCTCGCGGATCAAGCAGGGCACCGATGTCGACTTCGGGTCGCTGACGGGCCAACTGCTCAGCTACGTTGCGGACAAGGGCGCAACCGTGCGCACCAGCCACCAGGTCACCGATCTCGAGCGCGCCTCCGACGGGTGGAACCTCACCGTCAAGGATCTGCTCTCCCACGAGTCCCACCGGATCGGCGCGCGGTTCGTCTTCGTCGGCGCCGGCGGCGGCGCCCTGCCGCTGCTGCAGAAGTCGGGCATCCCCGAGGGCCGCGGCTACGGCGGCTTCCCGGTCTCCGGAATCTTCCTCCGCACCGGCAACGAGGATCTCGTCGCCCGTCACCAGGCGAAGGTCTACGGTCAGGCGGCTCAGGGTGCTCCCCCGATGTCCGTGCCGCACCTCGACACCCGCGTCGTCGACGGCAAGGACTACCTCATGTTCGGCCCCTACGCCGGGTTCTCGCCGAAGTTCCTCAAGAAGGGCCGGTTCACCGACCTGCCGTTCTCGGTGCGCGGGAACAACCTCGCCACGATGCTCAATGTCGCCAAGGACAACACGGACCTCGTCACCTACCTGCTCGGTGAGCTGGCTGCGACGAAGAAGGCCCGCTTCGAGGCGATGCACCAGTTCATCCCGAGCATCGATCCTTCCGACTGGGAGTTCATCCAGGCCGGTCAGCGCGTGCAGGTGATGAAGAAGGATCCGAAGAAGGGCGGTGTGCTCCAGTTCGGCACCGAACTCATCTCTTCGGCCGACGGGTCGATCGCCGCTCTGCTCGGCGCCTCCCCGGGTGCGTCGACGGCGGTGCCGATCATGGTCAACCTGCTCAAGACCTGCTTCCCGCGCCAGTACGCGGGCTGGGAGTCCGCCGTCAAGGACATGATCCCCTCGCTGGGCCGCGACCTCGTCGATGACGAGACGCTGCTCAAGGAGGTCTCCGAGTACACCTCGCGGACCCTGCAGCTCATCTGA